A part of Candidatus Electrothrix aestuarii genomic DNA contains:
- a CDS encoding tetratricopeptide repeat protein — MVSMVHQKEFFSQKGKMSLLLLALVAGLSGCGQPKTLPHIAPDPVPLVQAEVSQEDPLASLQSKNEKGCSYFHFLWGRHAELAAEYEKALTLYEKSLQCNPDAEFVLRKIPLLLLRLNRGEEAILRLKQYLVHHQKDTISRMLLAKVYIRQGEYQKAAAQYRKIHQLDEKDTTSLLLLSELYLAENKYDMAKTALRDVLEVDEHSYSAHLLLARLLVAEENFEAGQQHYEQALDITWSEGLQLELADVLTRQKKYSRAVELYKEILHHDEQNEEAQVALIHLYLLQGNDKKAMTELQRLKKSIKNPEQAELTIIRLHTRWEEYDKAIKLLENFLQKYERSEARYLLAALRFQEGQYEKAMSALGKIEPGAKEYEESVFLRVRTLKELNRHGEAVQLLESALSQEKGRTPDLYILLAGIYQFIGQEGKGKDTFLRALKVYPENEQVLYEYGLFLDYIGEQSAALEVMEKLIAGNQDHAGALNYVGYTWADKKIKLAEALHYITRAVKLKPDNGYIRDSLGWVYYQQGEYEKAKESLEMAVELASDDPAILDHLAETYLALGQPEKARKVWRKALDMYKEYKEEQKQGRKGREERESKRIQEKINRLKKGESR, encoded by the coding sequence ATGGTATCTATGGTGCATCAGAAAGAATTTTTTTCACAAAAAGGAAAGATGAGCTTGCTCTTGCTTGCTCTTGTCGCAGGGCTCAGTGGTTGCGGACAGCCTAAGACCCTCCCGCATATAGCTCCAGACCCGGTGCCTCTTGTGCAGGCAGAGGTCTCTCAAGAGGACCCACTTGCCTCCTTGCAAAGCAAGAATGAGAAGGGCTGTAGCTATTTTCATTTCCTCTGGGGACGGCATGCGGAACTGGCAGCAGAGTATGAAAAGGCCCTTACCCTTTACGAGAAATCTTTGCAATGCAACCCTGATGCAGAATTTGTTCTGCGCAAGATTCCTTTACTTCTTCTGCGTCTTAATCGCGGTGAAGAGGCTATTCTCCGCCTGAAGCAGTATCTTGTTCACCACCAGAAAGACACCATCTCGAGAATGCTGCTGGCCAAGGTTTATATCCGCCAGGGCGAGTATCAAAAAGCGGCAGCACAGTACCGAAAAATTCATCAGCTGGATGAAAAGGATACCACCTCTCTGCTCTTACTCAGCGAGTTGTATCTTGCAGAAAATAAATATGATATGGCCAAGACGGCCCTTCGTGATGTGCTGGAGGTGGACGAACACTCGTATTCCGCACATCTTCTTTTGGCACGTCTTCTCGTGGCAGAAGAAAACTTTGAAGCTGGGCAGCAACATTATGAGCAGGCCCTTGACATTACCTGGTCAGAGGGGTTGCAACTGGAGTTGGCGGATGTCCTGACCAGACAGAAAAAATATAGCCGGGCCGTGGAACTGTACAAGGAAATTCTTCATCATGATGAACAAAATGAAGAGGCCCAGGTCGCTTTGATTCACCTCTATCTCTTGCAGGGCAACGATAAAAAGGCGATGACAGAGTTGCAGCGCCTGAAGAAGAGCATAAAAAATCCTGAACAAGCTGAGTTGACTATTATTCGCCTTCATACCCGTTGGGAAGAATATGATAAGGCCATAAAGCTGCTGGAAAATTTTTTGCAGAAATATGAGCGTTCTGAGGCCCGTTACCTGCTGGCAGCCCTGCGGTTTCAAGAAGGGCAGTATGAAAAGGCCATGTCGGCTTTGGGGAAAATTGAGCCGGGGGCTAAGGAGTATGAGGAAAGTGTTTTTTTGCGAGTTCGGACTCTGAAAGAACTGAATCGGCATGGGGAGGCGGTACAGCTCTTGGAATCCGCTCTGAGCCAGGAAAAGGGGCGTACTCCTGATTTATACATTCTTCTTGCTGGCATTTATCAGTTTATTGGCCAGGAAGGCAAGGGGAAGGATACCTTTTTACGTGCCTTAAAGGTCTATCCTGAGAATGAACAGGTGCTGTACGAATACGGACTGTTCCTGGATTATATAGGGGAGCAGAGTGCAGCATTAGAGGTCATGGAGAAGCTCATTGCAGGGAATCAGGATCATGCTGGAGCCTTGAATTATGTTGGGTATACCTGGGCTGATAAGAAAATAAAGCTCGCAGAGGCCCTCCATTATATTACCCGGGCGGTGAAACTTAAGCCTGACAACGGGTATATTCGCGATAGTCTCGGCTGGGTGTATTATCAGCAGGGAGAATATGAAAAGGCCAAAGAATCCCTGGAAATGGCCGTGGAATTGGCATCCGATGATCCGGCAATCCTTGATCATCTGGCTGAGACATATCTTGCCTTAGGGCAGCCAGAGAAAGCCAGAAAAGTTTGGCGTAAAGCCCTGGATATGTATAAGGAATATAAAGAAGAACAAAAACAGGGCAGAAAGGGCCGCGAAGAGCGGGAAAGTAAGCGAATACAGGAAAAAATTAATCGTCTTAAAAAGGGAGAGAGCAGATGA
- a CDS encoding AMIN domain-containing protein has translation MLKNISAVTVALVFLLFLGWQALAAQKMIEDISFESSGNGEERIIFKLNGTYIPKIFTLQGKQPRVVFDFEDTNAAKMINNIINTNGELIKRIRVGIHKDNNPKTRVVLDLRPNKDINIRQDFDKKEKALVVSVHYAGSKQPTAEQEPVDKQELSESSTAAAPPEQLDEKQEPEVIEEQPEPVAQPVAPIAQAEEKAPEQAGKPLKAAEVEKIPQGTPMLTSISFDNDSNRGEMVLFKLNEFHPPIVFGIEEGTPRVVCDFKDTAAAKDLPESLKTSGKYIQKIRVGKNKGEKKVRVVLDLVPNYSYDLQQVFFKEENLFVIIINTLGNAPTGDPSELLK, from the coding sequence ATGCTTAAAAATATTTCAGCGGTAACCGTCGCACTCGTCTTTCTCCTTTTTCTGGGGTGGCAGGCACTCGCCGCCCAAAAGATGATCGAAGACATCAGCTTCGAATCCTCAGGTAACGGAGAAGAACGAATCATTTTTAAACTGAACGGCACCTATATCCCGAAAATATTTACTCTGCAAGGGAAACAACCCCGAGTGGTCTTTGATTTTGAAGACACAAACGCAGCCAAAATGATCAACAACATCATCAATACCAATGGTGAGCTGATCAAACGCATCCGAGTAGGTATCCATAAGGATAATAACCCAAAAACCCGAGTGGTACTCGACCTGCGTCCCAATAAAGACATCAATATCCGCCAGGACTTTGACAAGAAGGAAAAGGCCTTAGTTGTCTCTGTCCATTACGCAGGATCAAAGCAGCCAACAGCTGAGCAGGAACCCGTGGATAAACAGGAGCTGTCTGAGTCAAGTACCGCTGCTGCCCCACCAGAACAACTGGATGAAAAACAGGAACCAGAGGTAATTGAGGAACAACCGGAACCAGTTGCTCAGCCTGTTGCTCCTATTGCGCAGGCAGAAGAAAAAGCCCCAGAGCAAGCGGGGAAACCGCTCAAAGCAGCCGAGGTAGAGAAAATCCCACAAGGGACACCAATGCTCACCTCTATCTCCTTTGATAACGACTCTAACCGGGGCGAAATGGTGCTGTTCAAGCTTAATGAATTTCATCCCCCAATCGTCTTTGGTATCGAGGAAGGAACGCCGAGAGTGGTCTGTGATTTCAAGGACACTGCAGCAGCAAAAGATCTCCCAGAGAGCCTCAAAACCTCAGGCAAATATATACAGAAGATTAGGGTTGGAAAAAATAAGGGAGAAAAAAAGGTACGGGTTGTCCTGGATCTGGTCCCAAATTACAGCTATGACCTGCAACAGGTCTTCTTTAAGGAAGAAAATCTCTTTGTCATTATCATCAATACGCTGGGTAATGCGCCCACTGGCGACCCTTCTGAACTCCTAAAGTAA
- the trmFO gene encoding methylenetetrahydrofolate--tRNA-(uracil(54)-C(5))-methyltransferase (FADH(2)-oxidizing) TrmFO yields the protein MSKIQIIGGGLAGCEAAWQAAQRGCSVELYEMKPTRFSPAHESELLAELVCSNSLRSNAPDSAVGLLKEEMRQLDSLIMRAAEATAVPAGAALAVDRQEFAAFISQAVAEHPAITIIREEVTRLPDEKFPVILATGPLTSEAMTAALVELTGEQHLAFYDAIAPIVAADSLDMNIIYQKSRWDDEGPGDYLNCPMSEEQYKNFIAVLGSAQTVPLKSFEQAKYFEGCLPIEVMCERGEETLRFGPMKPVGLAHPVTGAKAHAVVQLRAENRDKTMYNLVGFQTKLTYPEQKRVFRTIPGLENAEFVRLGSIHRNTFICAPELLDTSLQMKKRPGLFLAGQLSGVEGYVESTAMGLLAGINAARLVQKKTMVTPPPATALGALIHHLTETEPKHFQPSNVNFGLFPALEKKMRKRDRGQFRANQALQLLEEWKQELEPVG from the coding sequence ATGTCCAAAATACAAATAATCGGCGGTGGTCTGGCTGGCTGTGAAGCAGCTTGGCAGGCTGCACAACGCGGCTGTAGCGTAGAGCTCTACGAGATGAAACCGACCCGTTTCAGTCCGGCCCATGAGTCAGAATTGCTGGCTGAATTGGTTTGCTCAAATTCCTTACGCTCGAATGCCCCGGATTCGGCTGTGGGGCTGCTGAAGGAAGAGATGCGGCAGCTGGATTCATTGATTATGCGAGCCGCAGAGGCAACAGCTGTACCTGCCGGGGCTGCCTTGGCTGTGGATCGGCAGGAATTTGCCGCTTTTATTTCCCAGGCAGTGGCAGAGCATCCTGCAATCACCATCATTCGGGAGGAAGTGACCAGACTTCCTGATGAAAAATTTCCTGTGATCCTGGCGACAGGACCTTTGACCTCGGAGGCCATGACCGCTGCTCTCGTTGAACTCACCGGTGAGCAGCACCTGGCTTTTTATGACGCTATAGCCCCTATCGTGGCAGCTGATTCGCTGGATATGAATATTATTTACCAGAAATCTCGATGGGATGATGAAGGACCTGGGGATTATCTGAATTGCCCTATGAGCGAGGAGCAGTATAAAAACTTTATTGCTGTGCTGGGGTCAGCCCAGACTGTACCCTTGAAGTCCTTTGAGCAGGCTAAGTATTTTGAGGGCTGCTTACCCATTGAGGTTATGTGCGAACGGGGAGAGGAGACCTTGCGTTTTGGCCCCATGAAGCCGGTGGGACTGGCCCATCCTGTCACTGGGGCCAAGGCCCATGCTGTTGTTCAGCTGCGGGCGGAAAACCGGGACAAGACCATGTATAATCTGGTCGGCTTTCAGACCAAACTCACCTATCCTGAGCAGAAGCGGGTTTTTCGGACTATTCCCGGCCTGGAAAACGCCGAGTTTGTCCGCTTGGGCTCCATCCATCGCAACACCTTTATCTGTGCGCCAGAGTTACTGGACACCTCCTTGCAGATGAAAAAACGGCCTGGTCTTTTCCTGGCTGGTCAGCTTTCCGGGGTTGAGGGCTATGTGGAATCCACAGCAATGGGATTGTTGGCCGGTATTAATGCAGCGCGTCTTGTTCAGAAAAAAACAATGGTGACGCCGCCTCCGGCCACTGCGCTTGGCGCCTTAATCCATCACCTCACGGAAACAGAACCTAAGCATTTTCAGCCCTCCAATGTGAACTTTGGGCTTTTTCCTGCTTTGGAGAAAAAAATGCGGAAACGGGATAGGGGGCAGTTCAGGGCAAACCAAGCTTTGCAGCTTCTGGAGGAATGGAAGCAGGAGTTGGAGCCGGTCGGTTAA
- a CDS encoding universal stress protein, with protein sequence MQEVQTIITPVDFSDNADMIAQSAAYTAGKFGAELHLVFVVQNFEDYSGFFVPPVNLPNLEEELLKSAQQRMDEFISEKEKDFQEAGVSAVHRKVLTGDVSEEILDYAKEINCNLIVMGTHGYKGLERIMFGSVADKVVKNACCPVMTINPYRQICEEAKKA encoded by the coding sequence ATGCAGGAAGTTCAAACCATTATTACCCCTGTTGATTTTTCCGACAACGCTGATATGATCGCGCAGTCAGCCGCATACACAGCAGGAAAATTCGGTGCAGAGTTGCACCTGGTCTTTGTTGTCCAAAACTTTGAGGACTATTCAGGCTTCTTTGTTCCTCCGGTCAATTTGCCCAACCTGGAAGAAGAACTCCTGAAATCAGCCCAGCAACGGATGGATGAGTTTATCTCTGAGAAAGAAAAAGACTTTCAGGAAGCCGGAGTAAGCGCGGTTCACAGGAAAGTGCTGACCGGTGATGTGAGCGAAGAAATCCTCGACTATGCCAAAGAGATTAATTGTAACCTGATTGTGATGGGCACTCACGGCTACAAGGGCCTTGAACGCATCATGTTCGGAAGTGTTGCTGATAAGGTGGTGAAAAATGCCTGCTGCCCAGTTATGACCATTAATCCTTATCGTCAGATCTGCGAAGAGGCAAAGAAAGCGTAA